One stretch of Pseudobdellovibrionaceae bacterium DNA includes these proteins:
- a CDS encoding type II secretion system F family protein, giving the protein MDIINKLLGSHWIALPLIGLCVATIVYMWFDKILNKVMGSAASNRSEILRYLNLMHVEVNPRHVDYLLFFCSFGLGLAFFLLLWPRATIGLIIGGTVGGFMWRVPLLLIRSQWEKRNQKLVDQMVDGLTIMANGIKAGLSVPQSMERVVENLPNPISQEFRLVLSQIRMGRSVEEALLDLGERIPKADVQMFVTAINILKETGGNLAETFTTIVVTIRERQKIERKIEAMTAQGIMQGFIVSMVPIGLIALFYFIDPGYIMPMFTSTLGIILLMIMFAFIIIGGVAIRKVVTIKV; this is encoded by the coding sequence ATGGATATCATCAACAAGCTCCTGGGAAGTCATTGGATCGCACTGCCGCTGATCGGACTTTGCGTCGCGACCATCGTGTACATGTGGTTCGACAAGATCCTGAATAAAGTCATGGGAAGCGCCGCGAGCAACCGTTCCGAAATCCTGCGCTACCTGAACCTCATGCACGTGGAAGTGAATCCCCGTCACGTCGATTACCTGCTGTTCTTTTGCAGCTTCGGACTCGGCTTGGCGTTCTTCCTGCTGCTATGGCCGCGCGCGACGATCGGATTGATCATCGGTGGGACCGTCGGTGGCTTCATGTGGCGCGTCCCCTTGCTGCTGATCCGCTCGCAGTGGGAAAAGCGAAATCAGAAGCTCGTCGATCAGATGGTCGACGGCCTCACCATCATGGCGAACGGGATCAAAGCCGGTCTGTCCGTGCCCCAATCCATGGAACGCGTCGTGGAAAATTTGCCGAATCCGATCAGCCAGGAATTCCGCCTGGTCCTCAGTCAGATCCGCATGGGACGCAGCGTGGAAGAGGCGCTCCTGGACCTGGGGGAGCGTATTCCCAAGGCCGACGTCCAGATGTTCGTGACGGCGATCAACATCCTGAAAGAAACCGGCGGTAACTTGGCCGAAACTTTCACGACCATCGTCGTGACGATCCGCGAACGTCAGAAAATCGAACGTAAAATCGAAGCGATGACCGCGCAGGGAATCATGCAGGGGTTCATCGTATCGATGGTCCCGATCGGTTTGATCGCGCTTTTCTACTTCATCGACCCCGGATACATCATGCCCATGTTCACCTCGACCTTGGGCATTATCCTTCTGATGATCATGTTCGCATTCATCATTATCGGTGGTGTCGCCATTCGAAAAGTGGTTACAATCAAAGTGTAA
- a CDS encoding response regulator has translation MALKVLVVDDAGFVRQILVSMLMDLGCEVVAEARTGTEAIERAKLAKPDLIFMDMVLPEKNGAEAAIEILEARPQCRIIAMSTATEEIVRARANQAGCIRFLEKPFRVQDVQSLLETLDGYRAPSRESVG, from the coding sequence ATGGCGCTGAAGGTTCTCGTCGTGGATGACGCCGGTTTCGTCCGGCAAATACTGGTTTCGATGCTCATGGATCTTGGCTGCGAAGTGGTCGCGGAAGCCCGTACGGGAACCGAAGCCATCGAACGCGCGAAGCTCGCCAAGCCGGATCTCATCTTCATGGATATGGTTTTACCGGAAAAAAATGGTGCCGAAGCCGCGATCGAAATTCTGGAGGCTCGACCGCAGTGTCGCATCATCGCCATGTCGACCGCGACAGAGGAAATCGTTCGCGCGCGCGCAAATCAAGCGGGCTGCATCCGCTTTTTGGAAAAGCCTTTTCGAGTTCAAGACGTTCAATCTTTACTGGAAACACTGGACGGCTACCGCGCGCCTTCGCGCGAAAGCGTCGGCTAA
- a CDS encoding RHS repeat protein: MKRTSRLLALVTAFLGSATAHAIVDMKTANYSQTWTDIDVPSAANQFKLKVDRTYNSRSLFDGMFGFGWCSDFETRLDITPEGNIRLIECGSGQETVYMPLEFNRKDIDKTIAAILPKLRQQQGMDEKALKALQEEMVSNAKLRAKYAADFKIKVEPKEGMQYFANGREVEKFVFSKNVYTRTLVSGTQMRFNTQGRMTHMYDAAGNFLRFEYDKDQVREVVDNNGRKLSFKYFNNKKVKAISGPNGTTAEYKFEGLDDLNWVKNQWGNIYTYAYDDRHNLVKVNYPDKTSIQIGYNQERDWVTKFVDRDKCTEDYGYELSKSDPKMHYWSTVKKVCRKEIVNESKHEFIHKKRDDGQVYLQRVISTINGSVTDITYHEVFNRPLTIRRNAETSNFEYYANGQIRTKSTRLTRMTYQYDKKSQKVSEVQTTVLNDKGKAVTSRKTAFQYDAKGNLTFASNSEGQRVRMTYDGRGRIKTITDQARKVVRIDYEERFGKPAVVSRPGLGTIRVSYKANGDIDKVNSAEGPTVAMQVASTFNNLLDILSPASPEVYN, translated from the coding sequence ATGAAACGAACCTCGCGGCTTTTGGCCCTGGTCACCGCTTTTCTCGGATCTGCTACCGCTCACGCCATCGTGGATATGAAGACCGCGAACTACAGCCAAACGTGGACGGATATCGACGTTCCTTCGGCGGCAAATCAGTTCAAACTTAAAGTCGACCGCACTTACAACAGCCGTTCGCTTTTCGACGGCATGTTCGGTTTCGGTTGGTGTTCGGATTTCGAAACCCGCTTGGACATCACTCCCGAGGGCAACATCCGCCTGATCGAATGCGGTTCGGGTCAAGAGACCGTTTACATGCCTTTGGAGTTCAATCGTAAAGACATCGACAAAACCATCGCCGCCATCTTGCCCAAGCTCCGCCAACAGCAGGGCATGGATGAAAAAGCGCTCAAGGCGCTTCAAGAAGAAATGGTGTCGAACGCCAAGCTGCGCGCCAAGTACGCCGCCGACTTCAAAATCAAAGTCGAACCCAAAGAAGGCATGCAGTACTTCGCGAACGGTCGCGAAGTGGAAAAATTCGTTTTTTCCAAAAACGTTTACACCCGCACGCTGGTCAGCGGAACGCAAATGCGTTTCAACACTCAGGGTCGCATGACCCATATGTACGATGCCGCCGGTAACTTCTTGCGCTTCGAGTACGACAAAGACCAAGTCCGCGAAGTCGTCGATAACAACGGCCGTAAGCTCAGCTTCAAGTACTTTAACAACAAGAAGGTAAAAGCCATCTCGGGTCCCAACGGCACGACCGCCGAATATAAATTCGAGGGCCTTGACGATCTGAACTGGGTGAAGAACCAATGGGGCAACATCTACACCTACGCATATGACGATCGCCATAACTTGGTGAAGGTCAATTACCCCGATAAAACCTCGATCCAAATCGGCTACAACCAAGAGCGCGACTGGGTCACAAAGTTCGTGGATCGCGATAAGTGTACCGAGGACTACGGCTACGAACTTTCGAAGTCGGATCCCAAGATGCACTACTGGTCGACGGTGAAAAAAGTCTGCCGCAAAGAGATCGTCAACGAATCAAAACACGAGTTCATTCACAAAAAACGTGATGACGGCCAAGTTTACTTGCAGCGTGTGATCTCGACGATCAACGGTTCGGTGACCGATATCACCTACCACGAAGTCTTCAATCGCCCCCTTACGATTCGCCGCAATGCCGAGACCTCGAATTTCGAGTACTACGCGAATGGCCAGATCCGTACGAAAAGTACGCGCCTGACACGTATGACTTACCAGTACGACAAGAAAAGCCAGAAGGTCTCGGAGGTGCAAACGACGGTGTTGAACGACAAAGGCAAAGCCGTCACCAGTCGCAAAACCGCGTTCCAATACGACGCCAAAGGGAATCTGACCTTCGCTTCGAACTCCGAAGGACAACGCGTACGCATGACCTATGACGGTCGCGGCCGCATCAAGACGATCACGGACCAAGCCCGTAAGGTCGTACGCATCGACTACGAAGAACGCTTCGGCAAACCCGCCGTGGTCAGTCGCCCCGGCCTCGGAACGATCCGCGTCAGCTACAAGGCCAACGGCGACATCGACAAGGTGAATTCCGCGGAAGGACCCACCGTAGCCATGCAGGTTGCCAGTACTTTCAATAACTTACTCGACATACTTTCCCCGGCGTCCCCGGAAGTCTACAATTAA